The following are from one region of the Melaminivora suipulveris genome:
- the mobH gene encoding MobH family relaxase, protein MLSLFQRKRTSVAAAPSPAPTTDLPKGLIWPESAASLLATPRRQKLLEHIWQRTSLSRKQFAALYRAPLERYAELVQAFPASEAHHHAYPGGMLDHGLEIVAYSLKLRQSHLLPIGANPEDQAAQAEAWTAAVAYAALLHDIGKIAVDLHVEQADGSTWHPWHGPLHQPYRFRYRDDREYRLHSAATGLLYRQLLDLEVLDWLSCYPSLWASLLYVLAGQYEHAGVLGELVVQADRASVAQELGGDPTRAMAAPKHALQRKLLDGLRYLLKEELKLNQPEASDGWLTEDGLWLVSKTVSDKLRAHLLSQGIDGIPANNTAVFNVLQDHGMLQPTADGKAIWRATVTSSTGWIHSFTLLRLAPALIWESGERPVLFAGTVTIDTPPAGEDAEVAAILSADGATSALENQNAPPAEGSGIASAPPSKAPASPDVMEDILAMAGTGNSPTTDQDVETAPDETPIVLSDTPLPTLAAAAPSRPAFTSSTAQPSGEHFMAWLKQGIATRRLIINDAKALVHTVSDTAYLVSPGVFQRYAQEHPQVGKLARQESLQDWQWVQKRFERLQLHRKQSSGLNIWTCEVTGPRKSRKLHGYLLVEPQLVFGEVPPNNPYLKAIGLPVG, encoded by the coding sequence ATGCTCTCTCTGTTCCAGCGAAAACGGACCTCGGTCGCTGCCGCTCCATCGCCAGCACCCACCACCGACCTCCCGAAAGGGCTGATCTGGCCGGAATCGGCCGCATCGCTGCTGGCGACACCGCGCCGGCAGAAGCTGCTGGAACACATCTGGCAGCGCACCTCGCTCTCGCGCAAGCAGTTCGCCGCGCTGTACCGCGCGCCGCTGGAACGTTATGCCGAGTTGGTTCAGGCTTTCCCTGCATCCGAGGCGCATCACCACGCTTACCCAGGCGGCATGCTTGACCACGGCCTGGAAATCGTCGCCTACAGCCTGAAGCTGCGGCAGTCCCATTTGCTGCCCATCGGCGCCAACCCCGAGGATCAGGCCGCGCAAGCCGAGGCGTGGACTGCTGCCGTCGCCTATGCCGCACTGCTGCACGACATCGGCAAGATCGCCGTCGATCTGCACGTCGAACAGGCCGACGGCAGCACTTGGCACCCGTGGCACGGCCCGCTGCACCAGCCATACCGCTTCCGCTATCGTGACGATCGCGAGTACCGGCTCCACAGCGCCGCGACAGGCTTGCTCTACCGGCAACTGCTTGACCTCGAAGTCCTGGACTGGCTCAGCTGCTATCCGTCGCTGTGGGCGTCACTGCTCTACGTTCTGGCCGGGCAGTACGAGCACGCCGGGGTGCTGGGCGAATTGGTGGTGCAGGCCGACCGTGCTTCCGTGGCCCAGGAACTGGGCGGCGACCCCACACGCGCCATGGCCGCGCCCAAGCACGCGCTGCAACGCAAGCTGCTCGACGGACTGCGTTACCTGCTCAAGGAGGAGTTGAAGCTGAACCAGCCCGAAGCCTCCGATGGCTGGCTCACCGAGGATGGTTTGTGGCTGGTCAGCAAGACGGTCTCGGACAAGCTTCGGGCGCATCTGCTATCCCAGGGCATTGACGGTATTCCTGCGAACAACACCGCCGTGTTCAACGTGCTGCAGGATCACGGCATGTTGCAGCCCACAGCAGACGGCAAGGCGATCTGGCGTGCTACCGTGACCAGTTCCACCGGCTGGATCCACTCGTTTACGTTGCTACGGCTGGCACCCGCGCTGATCTGGGAATCTGGTGAGCGACCGGTGCTCTTTGCCGGGACGGTGACGATCGACACGCCCCCCGCAGGTGAAGATGCCGAGGTAGCGGCCATCCTTTCTGCGGACGGCGCGACGTCCGCTTTGGAGAACCAAAACGCTCCGCCAGCGGAAGGTAGTGGCATCGCATCGGCCCCTCCATCCAAGGCCCCGGCCAGCCCCGACGTCATGGAGGACATACTGGCGATGGCGGGAACGGGAAATTCGCCAACCACCGATCAAGATGTGGAAACCGCCCCGGACGAAACACCCATCGTTCTTTCCGATACGCCCCTACCGACCTTGGCCGCCGCTGCGCCTTCGCGGCCGGCCTTCACGTCCTCGACGGCACAGCCATCCGGCGAGCACTTCATGGCGTGGCTGAAACAGGGCATCGCCACGCGGCGACTCATCATCAACGATGCGAAAGCGCTAGTGCATACCGTGAGCGACACCGCCTACCTGGTCAGCCCGGGCGTATTTCAGCGCTATGCGCAGGAACATCCGCAGGTAGGCAAACTGGCCAGGCAGGAGAGCCTGCAGGATTGGCAGTGGGTGCAGAAGCGCTTCGAGCGGCTGCAATTGCATCGCAAGCAATCCAGCGGGTTGAACATCTGGACATGCGAAGTCACTGGCCCCAGAAAATCACGGAAGCTACATGGCTATCTGCTTGTCGAGCCACAACTAGTCTTCGGTGAGGTGCCGCCAAACAACCCATACCTGAAGGCTATTGGGCTTCCAGTTGGCTAA
- a CDS encoding integrase has protein sequence MPAAIEFIADRLPRVTVKDVRRFADTVEIRDAKAFAAELQAFVHERVVAVKLPANLEGETVEQALARKAAALRADTRWPPSKTDVQRGRAVLLETFNLPHNLPIPEFAKLADKSRQQIYKDIVARRLLALNVGPRGQKLPDWQLDPVKQQLTQTVLQEVEGIDHWTIYRALSEPLEGLGCRSPVEAVTHGTIDDVAEAVFNVLGVQVH, from the coding sequence ATGCCCGCTGCCATTGAATTCATTGCCGACCGTCTGCCGCGAGTCACGGTGAAGGATGTGCGTCGCTTCGCGGATACCGTCGAAATCCGGGACGCCAAGGCTTTCGCGGCCGAGTTGCAGGCGTTCGTCCACGAGCGTGTGGTGGCAGTGAAACTACCCGCTAATCTGGAGGGGGAGACGGTGGAACAGGCCCTTGCACGCAAGGCAGCCGCGCTGCGTGCCGACACGCGCTGGCCACCGAGTAAAACCGACGTCCAGCGTGGCCGCGCCGTGCTGCTGGAAACCTTCAACCTGCCGCACAACCTGCCGATCCCCGAGTTCGCAAAACTTGCGGACAAGTCCCGCCAGCAGATCTACAAGGACATCGTTGCCCGTCGGCTGCTGGCGTTGAACGTGGGGCCGCGCGGTCAGAAGCTGCCTGACTGGCAGCTCGACCCGGTGAAGCAGCAGTTGACCCAAACCGTGCTTCAGGAGGTCGAGGGCATCGACCACTGGACGATCTACCGCGCACTGTCCGAACCGCTCGAAGGCTTAGGCTGTCGCTCGCCGGTGGAGGCGGTGACGCATGGCACGATCGACGACGTGGCCGAGGCGGTGTTCAACGTGCTGGGCGTCCAGGTGCATTGA
- a CDS encoding type II toxin-antitoxin system PrlF family antitoxin translates to MPAIHEVATLTSKGQITLPKSIRQALGVDTGGKVAFDLRGGEVVVTRADAEHEDPAIAAFLTLLARDIEAGRNVRGLPEDLARTMLEHVGHKVDLGDDFDEDVEI, encoded by the coding sequence ATGCCTGCCATTCACGAAGTTGCCACGCTGACCTCCAAAGGCCAGATCACGCTGCCCAAGTCCATCCGGCAGGCGCTGGGGGTGGATACGGGCGGCAAAGTTGCGTTCGACCTGCGCGGCGGCGAAGTCGTCGTCACCCGTGCTGACGCCGAGCATGAAGACCCTGCCATTGCCGCGTTCCTGACCCTGCTGGCCCGCGATATTGAAGCGGGCCGGAATGTGCGCGGCCTGCCCGAGGATCTGGCTCGCACAATGCTGGAGCACGTGGGACACAAGGTGGACCTGGGCGATGATTTCGATGAGGACGTGGAAATCTGA
- a CDS encoding DUF3742 family protein, with the protein MNTTTRISTAERLGRSIGRGWRGYLRREQRVARWLVTLGVPVGGAAAVLWIVKLAVLGVLLYSAFWLALLLVFAVIAAGVMGNAELDDEPQTEWRTGPLGFGLYHPDGSRIDPHDPDAEA; encoded by the coding sequence ATGAACACGACGACCCGCATCAGCACCGCAGAACGCCTCGGCCGCAGCATCGGCCGTGGATGGCGTGGATACCTTCGTCGTGAACAGCGTGTCGCACGGTGGCTGGTGACGCTTGGAGTGCCAGTAGGGGGGGCTGCGGCAGTGCTTTGGATCGTCAAACTGGCCGTCCTTGGTGTGCTGCTCTATTCCGCGTTCTGGCTGGCATTGCTGCTGGTATTTGCGGTGATTGCAGCGGGAGTCATGGGGAACGCTGAACTGGATGATGAGCCACAGACAGAATGGCGTACTGGGCCGCTGGGATTCGGCCTGTACCATCCCGATGGTTCCAGGATCGACCCTCACGACCCTGATGCCGAGGCGTAG
- a CDS encoding conjugal transfer protein TraG N-terminal domain-containing protein: MTLFTTDYLEYYLTLVSWIVHNGIWAVLVASGVFALPFIAIIVQEWLKARAEGADEGNKGVLSAARIENRVFVAIVVVMFAGIPFIDVDLNTIRYDSTRSAQCQVSVPQPTDTGWSQSFSTINNQSAKVPVWWAFMHAISRAVTGASVAAIPCGTDLRQMRMEIDATRIDDPVLAQEVADFSRDCYGPARAKLFMQRPNLDEAQMHDVTWIGSRFFTDTGGYYDTYRSSTPRDDWPYDSTRDAGLAQVASGGGYPSCRQWWADGSNGLRARLLGQVDPSLLNRLAGWAGFLSRAEVDDSVIRTIASPRQQKLNQGSVYTDYGGQIDKTLPNIVTRATGDVGMAVGAIAAFPAMDVVRQALPMVLALLKMALVICIPLVLVVGTYDLKTVVTVSVVQFALFFVDFWFQLARWIDSTILDALYGWGFGWNRPHANFDPLVGLNNAFGDMLLMFVMGTMFLVLPAFWMTALTWAGLHAGAIAQALINGTKDAQTAGSKGGGALIKAGGRK, translated from the coding sequence ATGACGCTTTTCACCACCGACTACCTGGAGTACTACCTCACGCTGGTGTCGTGGATCGTCCACAACGGCATCTGGGCGGTACTGGTGGCGAGCGGTGTATTCGCGCTGCCTTTCATTGCCATCATCGTGCAGGAATGGCTGAAGGCCCGCGCGGAGGGTGCCGACGAAGGCAACAAGGGCGTGCTCTCGGCTGCGCGCATCGAGAACCGGGTGTTCGTCGCCATCGTGGTGGTGATGTTCGCCGGTATTCCATTCATCGACGTGGATCTCAACACCATCCGCTACGACAGCACGCGCTCGGCCCAATGCCAGGTCAGCGTGCCGCAACCCACGGATACCGGTTGGTCGCAGTCTTTCAGCACCATCAACAACCAGTCCGCGAAGGTGCCGGTGTGGTGGGCCTTCATGCACGCCATCTCGCGCGCCGTCACGGGGGCATCGGTGGCGGCGATCCCTTGCGGGACAGACCTGCGGCAGATGAGGATGGAGATCGACGCCACGCGCATCGACGACCCGGTGCTGGCTCAGGAAGTGGCGGATTTCTCGCGAGACTGCTACGGACCAGCGCGCGCCAAGCTCTTCATGCAGCGCCCGAACCTCGATGAAGCGCAGATGCACGACGTGACCTGGATCGGCTCGCGCTTCTTCACGGACACCGGCGGCTACTACGACACCTACCGCTCCAGCACACCACGCGATGACTGGCCCTACGACAGCACCCGCGACGCGGGGCTTGCGCAGGTGGCCAGCGGTGGCGGTTATCCGTCCTGCAGGCAGTGGTGGGCCGATGGCAGCAATGGTCTGCGCGCGCGCCTGCTGGGGCAGGTAGACCCAAGCCTGCTGAATCGCCTAGCGGGCTGGGCCGGCTTCCTGAGCCGAGCTGAGGTGGACGACTCGGTGATCCGCACCATCGCCTCGCCACGGCAGCAGAAATTGAACCAGGGCAGCGTCTATACAGACTACGGCGGCCAGATCGACAAGACCCTGCCGAACATCGTTACGCGGGCCACCGGCGACGTCGGAATGGCCGTCGGTGCGATTGCCGCGTTTCCCGCCATGGACGTGGTGCGCCAGGCGCTGCCCATGGTGCTCGCCTTGCTCAAGATGGCGCTGGTCATCTGCATCCCGCTGGTGCTGGTCGTGGGCACCTACGACCTGAAGACCGTCGTTACCGTGAGCGTCGTGCAGTTCGCGCTGTTCTTCGTCGATTTCTGGTTCCAGCTCGCGCGCTGGATCGACAGCACCATCCTCGATGCGCTCTACGGCTGGGGCTTCGGCTGGAACCGGCCACACGCCAACTTCGACCCGCTGGTGGGGCTGAACAACGCCTTCGGGGACATGCTCCTGATGTTCGTCATGGGCACGATGTTCTTGGTGCTGCCAGCCTTTTGGATGACTGCCCTCACTTGGGCAGGTCTCCATGCTGGAGCCATTGCACAGGCATTGATCAATGGCACCAAGGATGCGCAGACAGCGGGCAGTAAGGGAGGTGGCGCACTGATAAAGGCAGGTGGCAGGAAGTAG
- a CDS encoding integrating conjugative element protein: MKRPELMNLSPKARRLLRPMVLARVLTGVLAGALVLGGGLAWAQTGFQTGGSVIGDEVMYSIGGGSAVSMGRAAGMRSIGVGVGWNSNLICGDMSIQTTLRNQLNGVTNGFQQIMSNVIQSATSAVASLPALIIQRADPGLYNLLTNGVLQARLDFDRSKLTCRAMAEKMADTAGGQLGWSQVAEGMALRDAVSSTDAVSAIEQAETRRGNDGVPWIGGSNAGGAGQSAIRVVGDVTRAGYNLVNGRSVTDASSIAPASCASLSCQTWTSPQQATEWATRVLGEQVQRTCDACTKTETVPGVGLTPLIQEEYEAKLEALQELVSGTRNTTFENLRAAGSTSLPITRGVIEALRDEPDQDLLARRLASEVALASVLEKALLLQRTLLTGKKEPNVTANQLAVEAVNHESDTLDQEIRNLKTELELRRELANNSPMAIIQRHGTRAAGSRGIYEGDPIPDRLDRLQKGNPGGNP, translated from the coding sequence ATGAAGCGTCCTGAACTGATGAACCTCTCCCCAAAGGCACGCCGCCTGCTGCGCCCCATGGTATTGGCTCGGGTATTGACCGGGGTGCTGGCTGGCGCGCTCGTTCTTGGCGGCGGTCTGGCGTGGGCGCAGACCGGCTTTCAGACCGGCGGCTCCGTCATCGGCGACGAGGTGATGTATTCGATTGGCGGCGGCAGCGCGGTGTCCATGGGCCGTGCGGCCGGCATGCGCTCGATCGGCGTCGGCGTGGGTTGGAACAGCAACCTGATCTGCGGAGACATGAGCATCCAGACCACGCTGCGCAACCAGCTCAACGGCGTCACCAACGGCTTTCAGCAGATCATGAGCAACGTGATCCAGAGCGCCACCAGCGCGGTGGCATCGCTACCTGCGTTAATCATCCAGCGTGCCGATCCGGGGCTGTACAACCTGCTGACCAACGGCGTGCTGCAGGCGCGGCTGGATTTCGACCGTTCCAAGCTGACCTGCCGCGCCATGGCCGAGAAGATGGCCGACACGGCGGGCGGACAGCTCGGCTGGAGCCAGGTCGCCGAAGGCATGGCACTGCGCGATGCGGTGTCGAGCACGGATGCCGTGTCGGCGATCGAACAGGCCGAAACGCGCCGTGGCAACGACGGCGTACCCTGGATCGGTGGCAGCAATGCGGGCGGCGCAGGTCAGTCGGCCATCCGCGTGGTCGGCGACGTCACCCGCGCGGGCTACAACCTGGTCAACGGCCGCAGCGTGACCGATGCATCCTCCATTGCCCCCGCCAGTTGCGCGAGTCTGTCCTGCCAGACCTGGACCTCGCCACAACAAGCGACTGAATGGGCCACACGGGTTCTTGGGGAACAGGTGCAGCGTACCTGCGATGCCTGCACCAAGACCGAGACAGTGCCCGGCGTCGGGCTGACGCCGCTGATCCAGGAGGAATACGAGGCCAAGCTGGAAGCCTTGCAGGAGCTGGTCTCGGGAACGCGCAACACCACCTTCGAGAACCTGCGCGCGGCTGGCAGCACCTCGCTGCCCATCACGCGCGGCGTCATTGAGGCGCTGCGCGACGAGCCGGATCAAGACCTGCTGGCGCGGCGCCTGGCCTCGGAGGTCGCGCTGGCGTCTGTGCTGGAGAAGGCATTGCTGCTCCAGCGCACCCTGCTGACCGGCAAGAAGGAGCCCAACGTCACGGCGAACCAGTTGGCGGTCGAGGCCGTGAACCACGAAAGCGACACACTCGACCAGGAAATCCGCAACCTCAAGACCGAGCTGGAGCTGCGCCGCGAGCTGGCGAACAACTCCCCCATGGCCATCATCCAGCGCCACGGCACGCGCGCGGCTGGCTCGCGTGGCATCTACGAAGGCGACCCCATACCCGACCGCCTCGACCGGCTCCAGAAGGGCAATCCGGGAGGCAACCCATGA
- a CDS encoding TIGR03756 family integrating conjugative element protein, whose amino-acid sequence MTRPFERMRRLRAGVASVLLLSATGSYALNTATIVGSVASPDCLEYRVVGICYWLYCTWTGCTVRTSIKVRHYIPDAVVSSYSNTGENPWVEVRPMSTPNPSAQAGGDGTTNEDHENNLAKFKNADVIGHPGVEVFNQFVSSSGYFCEGAGTAFMPYLLSTLDTLAWRYNVPEMVYPEALIPGRREVGARTTMNLWGNVYPRGGFLHQADDHKAGAVVAQRAGDVVTRRGQIHVYQPLLANSRPGYWPAGALMEGDASTGKWQELTPVLSSSCTVFPRSGFLTQAQQGDYAWALWRPYACCERRGQVFLGSVDFQ is encoded by the coding sequence ATGACCCGACCCTTCGAGCGGATGCGCCGCCTGCGTGCTGGCGTGGCCTCAGTGCTGCTGCTCAGCGCCACGGGCAGCTACGCCCTCAACACCGCAACCATCGTTGGCTCAGTGGCATCGCCAGACTGCCTCGAATACCGCGTCGTCGGCATCTGCTACTGGCTCTACTGCACCTGGACGGGCTGCACGGTGCGCACGTCCATCAAAGTCCGCCACTACATCCCCGATGCGGTCGTCTCCAGCTACAGCAACACCGGCGAGAACCCCTGGGTCGAAGTTCGACCGATGAGCACGCCCAACCCTTCGGCCCAGGCCGGCGGAGACGGCACCACCAACGAAGACCACGAGAACAATCTCGCCAAGTTCAAGAACGCGGACGTCATCGGCCATCCCGGCGTCGAGGTGTTCAACCAGTTCGTCTCATCGTCGGGCTACTTCTGCGAGGGCGCGGGCACGGCGTTCATGCCGTACCTGCTCAGCACCCTGGACACACTGGCCTGGCGCTACAACGTGCCCGAGATGGTCTACCCGGAGGCGCTGATTCCTGGCAGGCGCGAGGTCGGCGCGCGCACCACGATGAACCTCTGGGGCAACGTGTATCCGCGTGGCGGCTTCCTGCACCAGGCCGACGACCACAAGGCCGGCGCCGTGGTGGCCCAGCGCGCTGGCGATGTCGTCACGCGCCGTGGGCAGATTCACGTCTATCAGCCGCTGCTCGCCAACTCGCGGCCCGGCTACTGGCCTGCCGGCGCGCTGATGGAAGGCGATGCCTCGACGGGCAAGTGGCAGGAACTCACGCCCGTCCTGTCCTCGTCCTGCACGGTGTTCCCGCGCAGCGGCTTCCTGACCCAGGCGCAGCAAGGCGACTACGCCTGGGCGCTGTGGCGTCCCTATGCGTGCTGCGAACGCCGGGGGCAAGTGTTCCTCGGCAGCGTCGATTTCCAATGA
- a CDS encoding TIGR03757 family integrating conjugative element protein, which produces MPASLFRFASGWRTLGLAVALPASLAVFSPTTFAADVVVVTDSRHPVKTMGGERLIELDEGPRIEAELSAQLPADPEQAAVIVKRRLNNGGADLQRRIASAYQGVADAWSLGVTSIPAVLVDQRYVVYGEPDVARAVARIAQHRRPQP; this is translated from the coding sequence ATGCCAGCATCTTTATTCCGCTTCGCATCCGGCTGGCGAACCCTTGGCCTGGCCGTTGCACTGCCGGCATCCTTGGCCGTTTTCAGCCCAACCACCTTCGCCGCCGATGTGGTGGTCGTCACCGACAGCCGCCACCCGGTCAAGACCATGGGTGGGGAACGGCTGATCGAGCTGGATGAAGGCCCGCGCATCGAAGCCGAGCTTTCCGCACAGCTGCCCGCCGATCCTGAGCAGGCCGCGGTCATCGTCAAGCGCCGCCTGAACAACGGCGGTGCCGACCTCCAGCGCCGCATTGCGTCGGCATACCAGGGCGTCGCCGACGCATGGAGCCTGGGTGTCACCAGCATTCCGGCGGTCCTGGTGGATCAGCGTTACGTGGTCTATGGCGAGCCGGACGTGGCCCGTGCCGTCGCGCGCATTGCGCAACACCGGAGGCCGCAGCCATGA
- the radC gene encoding RadC family protein: protein MSVVINDSCLESLSDISVQNEDWIVQQAIVLLERRVFKAGPRLERPAAVRDYLRLKLVAEPNEIFVVVFMNSMHDVLAVEPMFHGTINATSVYPRVVLQRALQLNAAAVIFAHQHPSGTTEPSNADRLLTEQLKTALALIDVRVLDHFVIGQGAPYSFAESGLL from the coding sequence ATGTCTGTCGTCATCAATGACTCCTGCCTGGAGTCGCTTTCCGATATTTCTGTTCAGAACGAGGACTGGATCGTCCAGCAAGCCATCGTGTTGCTGGAGCGACGGGTTTTCAAAGCAGGGCCACGTCTTGAGCGGCCCGCTGCGGTCAGGGACTACCTTCGCTTGAAGCTGGTCGCCGAGCCCAATGAGATATTCGTCGTCGTGTTCATGAACAGCATGCACGACGTGCTGGCCGTGGAGCCGATGTTCCATGGAACGATCAATGCGACCTCGGTTTATCCGCGTGTCGTGCTGCAGCGAGCGTTGCAACTGAACGCCGCTGCGGTCATCTTCGCCCATCAGCACCCCTCGGGCACCACCGAGCCATCCAATGCGGATCGCTTGCTGACCGAACAGTTGAAGACGGCCTTGGCGCTTATCGACGTGCGGGTACTCGACCATTTTGTGATTGGTCAGGGCGCACCGTACTCATTCGCCGAGTCTGGTCTTTTGTAA